In the genome of Tachysurus vachellii isolate PV-2020 chromosome 9, HZAU_Pvac_v1, whole genome shotgun sequence, one region contains:
- the serp1 gene encoding stress-associated endoplasmic reticulum protein 1: MVAKQRIRMANEKHSKNITQRGNVAKSTRGAPEEKATVGPWLLALFVFVVCGSAIFQIIQSIRMGM, encoded by the exons atggTGGCGAAACAGAGGATACGAATGGCGAATGAGAAGCACAGCAAAAACATCACACAACGAGGAAACGTGGCCAAATCAACA AGAGGAGCTCCAGAGGAGAAGGCCACAGTAGGACCCTGGCTCCTGGCTTTATTCGTCTTTGTAGTCTGTGGATCAG CCATTTTCCAGATCATTCAGAGTATCCGAATGGGGATGTAA